A window of Haloarcula sp. H-GB4 contains these coding sequences:
- a CDS encoding ATP-dependent DNA helicase, translating into MATTDDGYMRFFPFEEPYDHQQEAMGTIYDALEEGRDVLFEGACGTGKTLASLVPALEHARETGKTVVITTNVHQQMRQFVEDARAITDQERLRAVVFRGKGSMCHIDVDYEECQALRDTTRDLVEVESDIAELEQREGELLSDGQAGSSEAMEARNAVVEELRDLQDEREEIETERSTCDHYYRNLTVDTSEFYAWLFDDVRTPDDVYEYAHQQGLCGYELLKEGIDGVDLVVCNYHHLLDPTIREQFFHWIGRDPEDIIAVFDEAHNVESAARDHARRTLTENTLDQALDELDAEDDARADAAANVIETFRDALVEAYENSFEFGGREAVDEHWDDITIANDDRKDDLTLAFLQGYTGPGFHEELDHALALGRDLDARYQEAFKEGDLDTRKECQTLQAAGFISDWLDETDETGQYPVVSVRRDESTDEVYGRAELYTCIPEQVTRDLFSDLHAAVLMSATLRPFDVTENIVGVEDPVTMAYGAQFPEARRRTYAVDGPALFSSERDDPQTQQRIARTLEDIVRFTPGNTLVFCPSYSEAERYHDMTAVSATRYLDKPGTQARDLREAFTDGDDGVLYTSLWGTLGEGVSYDGDDARTVVVVGVPYPHLDDRMDAVQDAYDVAFGDSEDDAGWRYAVEIPTVRKTRQALGRVVRSPDDFGARILLDKRYTEAAEMEMHDYAVRGTFPPEERREMVDIGPEKLKFAMLNFYQDMGAYDGPPPKP; encoded by the coding sequence GTGGCAACGACGGACGACGGCTACATGCGGTTTTTCCCCTTCGAGGAGCCGTACGACCATCAGCAAGAGGCGATGGGAACGATATACGACGCGCTCGAGGAGGGCCGTGACGTACTGTTCGAAGGGGCCTGCGGGACCGGGAAGACGCTCGCGTCGCTGGTCCCCGCGCTGGAACACGCCCGCGAGACGGGCAAGACCGTCGTCATCACGACGAACGTCCACCAGCAGATGCGCCAGTTCGTCGAGGACGCCAGAGCAATTACCGACCAGGAGCGCCTGCGAGCGGTCGTCTTCCGGGGGAAAGGGTCGATGTGTCACATCGACGTGGACTACGAGGAGTGTCAGGCGCTTCGGGACACGACTCGTGATCTGGTCGAGGTTGAGAGTGATATCGCTGAACTCGAACAGCGTGAGGGAGAACTCCTTTCTGACGGGCAGGCGGGCAGCAGCGAGGCAATGGAGGCCCGCAACGCCGTTGTCGAGGAACTCCGGGATCTGCAGGACGAGCGCGAGGAGATCGAAACCGAGCGCTCGACCTGTGACCACTACTACCGGAATCTTACCGTCGATACCAGCGAGTTCTACGCCTGGCTGTTCGACGACGTTCGAACACCCGACGACGTGTACGAGTACGCCCATCAGCAGGGACTGTGTGGCTACGAACTGCTGAAAGAAGGCATTGACGGCGTCGACCTCGTCGTCTGTAACTACCATCACCTGCTCGACCCGACCATCCGTGAGCAGTTCTTCCACTGGATCGGCCGCGACCCCGAGGACATCATCGCCGTCTTCGACGAGGCCCACAACGTCGAGTCGGCTGCCCGGGACCACGCCCGGCGGACGCTCACCGAGAACACGCTCGACCAGGCGCTCGACGAACTCGACGCCGAGGACGACGCCCGGGCCGACGCCGCAGCGAACGTCATCGAGACGTTCCGGGACGCCCTCGTCGAGGCCTACGAGAATTCTTTCGAGTTCGGCGGCCGCGAGGCCGTCGACGAACACTGGGATGACATCACTATCGCCAACGACGATCGGAAGGACGACCTGACGCTTGCCTTCCTTCAGGGCTACACCGGCCCCGGCTTCCACGAGGAACTGGACCACGCGCTGGCCCTCGGCCGAGATCTCGACGCCCGCTACCAGGAGGCGTTCAAAGAAGGGGACCTCGACACCAGAAAGGAGTGCCAGACCCTGCAGGCCGCCGGCTTCATCTCCGACTGGCTCGATGAGACGGACGAGACTGGCCAGTACCCCGTCGTCAGCGTCCGCCGCGACGAATCGACCGACGAGGTGTACGGCCGCGCGGAGCTGTACACCTGTATCCCCGAGCAGGTCACCCGCGACCTGTTTTCCGACCTCCATGCCGCCGTGTTGATGAGCGCCACGCTCCGGCCCTTTGACGTGACCGAGAACATCGTCGGCGTCGAGGACCCGGTGACGATGGCCTACGGAGCACAGTTCCCCGAGGCGCGCCGCCGAACCTACGCCGTCGACGGCCCGGCGCTGTTTTCCAGCGAACGGGACGACCCACAGACCCAGCAACGCATTGCGCGCACGCTCGAAGACATCGTCCGCTTTACACCCGGAAATACCCTCGTGTTCTGTCCCTCTTACAGCGAGGCCGAGCGCTACCATGACATGACCGCTGTGAGCGCGACCCGGTATCTTGACAAGCCGGGCACGCAGGCCCGTGACCTCCGGGAGGCCTTTACCGACGGCGACGACGGCGTTCTCTACACCTCGCTGTGGGGAACACTGGGTGAGGGCGTGAGCTACGACGGCGACGACGCCCGAACCGTCGTGGTCGTCGGCGTCCCATACCCCCATCTCGACGACCGGATGGACGCCGTGCAGGACGCCTACGACGTGGCCTTCGGCGATAGCGAGGACGACGCGGGCTGGCGCTACGCCGTCGAAATTCCGACGGTCCGGAAGACACGTCAGGCCCTCGGCCGCGTGGTCCGCTCGCCGGACGACTTCGGCGCGCGCATCCTGCTCGACAAGCGCTACACGGAGGCTGCCGAGATGGAGATGCACGACTACGCCGTCCGGGGGACCTTTCCTCCTGAGGAACGCCGCGAGATGGTGGATATCGGCCCTGAGAAGCTCAAGTTCGCGATGTTGAACTTCTATCAGGACATGGGCGCCTACGACGGGCCGCCGCCGAAGCCCTGA
- a CDS encoding cation diffusion facilitator family transporter, giving the protein MAGSKSVVIAALIANAAIAILKFFGFLLTGSAAMLSETYHSISDTGNQVFLLIGIRFSDRERDRRHPFGYGKAQFFYSFLVSVFLFGIAGWESAKHGWNELTAGGHGGGGHAGEAVEFLFFSFQPPAWLDPLWVNYTVLIGAFVFETYALVKARAEMKKQIDRNDWSGYREAFRKTSDVTTLTALTEDTIALTGIVIALTGLVLEQMTGNPFFDRISALLIGIMLMGFALALAWENKRLLLGESLPADEEQRLRDVIMQNEHVTDIIGFRTVYFGPNEVIVFADLQFDPALDTEAMDDEITTLESAMQDTNGDIRKVYIEPEL; this is encoded by the coding sequence ATGGCAGGGAGCAAGTCAGTCGTCATCGCTGCACTGATAGCCAACGCCGCGATTGCGATACTGAAGTTCTTCGGCTTCCTTCTGACGGGGAGTGCCGCAATGCTGTCGGAGACGTACCACAGCATCTCAGATACCGGGAATCAGGTGTTCCTGCTTATCGGGATTCGGTTCAGCGATCGGGAGCGCGACCGGCGCCATCCCTTTGGCTACGGCAAAGCGCAGTTCTTCTACAGCTTTCTCGTCTCCGTGTTCCTGTTCGGCATCGCTGGGTGGGAGAGCGCGAAACACGGCTGGAACGAGCTTACGGCCGGCGGCCACGGCGGCGGTGGACATGCCGGCGAGGCGGTCGAGTTCCTGTTTTTCTCCTTCCAGCCCCCGGCCTGGCTGGACCCGCTGTGGGTCAACTACACTGTCCTCATCGGCGCGTTTGTGTTCGAAACGTACGCGCTGGTAAAGGCCCGTGCAGAGATGAAAAAGCAGATCGACCGGAACGACTGGTCGGGCTACCGCGAGGCCTTCCGCAAGACCAGCGACGTGACAACGCTGACCGCGCTGACTGAGGACACCATCGCGCTCACGGGGATCGTCATCGCGCTGACTGGGTTGGTTCTCGAACAGATGACCGGCAACCCCTTTTTCGACCGGATCTCCGCGCTGCTCATCGGGATTATGCTGATGGGATTTGCCCTAGCGCTGGCCTGGGAGAACAAGCGCCTCCTGCTCGGGGAGAGCCTCCCGGCGGACGAGGAACAGCGCCTCCGTGATGTCATCATGCAAAACGAGCACGTAACCGATATCATCGGCTTCCGAACGGTCTATTTCGGGCCGAATGAGGTTATCGTCTTCGCAGATCTGCAGTTCGACCCAGCGCTGGACACGGAAGCGATGGATGACGAGATAACGACCCTCGAATCTGCGATGCAGGACACCAACGGCGATATCAGGAAAGTCTACATTGAGCCAGAGCTGTAG
- a CDS encoding metallophosphoesterase translates to MLTAISDTHGTDDHRLTGRTLDAVREADHVLHAGDFMTEQVLDAIDAECDELTGVVGNNDRPAVRARLSDVATVSWEGLTIVVVHGHEHTETALSMLARQENADIVVVGHSHKPVLTDFGGWTLVNPGSYADPRRYQPAHAELDVIAGDVRVRLRSPDGTPISTTIVER, encoded by the coding sequence ATGCTCACTGCTATCTCAGATACGCACGGGACGGACGACCATCGACTGACAGGTCGGACGCTTGACGCTGTCCGCGAAGCCGACCACGTTCTCCACGCGGGCGATTTCATGACTGAGCAGGTTCTTGATGCTATCGACGCTGAATGCGATGAACTCACCGGCGTTGTCGGGAACAACGACAGACCGGCAGTCAGGGCCCGGCTTTCCGATGTTGCAACCGTCTCTTGGGAAGGCCTGACGATCGTCGTTGTGCACGGGCACGAACACACCGAAACCGCCCTCAGCATGTTGGCTCGGCAGGAAAACGCCGATATCGTCGTTGTCGGTCACTCGCACAAGCCTGTACTGACCGACTTCGGCGGCTGGACGCTGGTCAATCCGGGTAGCTACGCCGACCCGCGGCGATACCAGCCGGCCCACGCGGAACTAGATGTCATAGCCGGGGACGTTCGCGTCCGGCTTCGCTCCCCAGACGGGACGCCGATTTCGACGACCATCGTTGAGCGGTAA
- a CDS encoding helix-turn-helix domain-containing protein, which produces MSLLPSRDPATPDAEPRVIGVDSDDADDVLSALSAETARNLLSELNKEPAPPSELADRVDTSLQNAQYHLKKLKNAGAVEVVDTAYSEKGREMDVFAPANQPLVICAGDEQETSGLRAALANIIGSLAIIGFASLLVQQVFGSGLGSLFGGQAVSSGSADTGARDPSFYAGNTTVTDGSFEATAGALDTAARGGAEAAAAAIPPGVAFFAGGAFVIAGMAALWYMRQ; this is translated from the coding sequence ATGTCGTTGCTGCCCTCTCGGGACCCGGCGACCCCGGACGCCGAACCCCGAGTTATCGGTGTCGACAGTGATGATGCGGACGACGTGCTGTCGGCACTCTCGGCAGAGACCGCGCGCAACTTACTGTCAGAGCTAAACAAGGAGCCAGCACCGCCGTCGGAGCTGGCCGACCGGGTCGATACGTCGCTGCAAAACGCACAGTACCACCTGAAGAAACTCAAGAACGCCGGTGCGGTCGAGGTCGTCGATACGGCGTACTCCGAGAAAGGGCGCGAGATGGACGTGTTCGCGCCGGCCAACCAACCACTCGTTATCTGTGCCGGTGACGAACAGGAGACATCGGGGCTTCGGGCGGCGCTAGCGAACATTATCGGCAGTCTCGCGATCATCGGCTTCGCCAGCCTGCTGGTCCAGCAGGTGTTCGGGAGCGGGCTGGGGTCGTTGTTCGGTGGCCAGGCCGTATCGTCCGGGAGTGCGGACACTGGCGCCCGGGATCCGAGTTTTTACGCCGGGAACACGACCGTGACCGACGGCAGCTTTGAGGCGACTGCGGGCGCACTCGACACCGCCGCACGGGGTGGTGCCGAGGCTGCCGCCGCTGCGATTCCGCCGGGGGTGGCGTTCTTCGCTGGCGGCGCGTTCGTCATTGCAGGCATGGCGGCGCTGTGGTATATGCGACAGTAG
- a CDS encoding aminopeptidase, which translates to MDPRIREHAEVIVDHSIDLSEGDNLVIDAHPQAADLVTALHEFAADRGANPLVVQDRLGERFRRAYLRNRDEFETPSHIEALYEEMDAYIAIKGSDNVTETSDVDPETTAAYQQSQQPLLNERLSKTWCLTQYPAPANAQLAQTSTEGYENFVWDAVLKDWDAVREHQAQMVEILDPADEVRIVSGETTDVTMSVTGNETLNDYGEKNLPGGEVFTAPVPDSVDGEVLFDKPLYHQGREVTDVFLRFEDGEVVEHSAGKNEDLLTEVLSTDDGASRLGELGIGMNRDIDQFSYNMLFDEKMGDTVHMAVGRAYDETVGEDNEQNESAVHVDMIVDMSEDSFIEVDGEVVQRNGTFVFEDGFED; encoded by the coding sequence ATGGACCCACGTATTCGCGAACACGCGGAAGTCATCGTTGACCACTCTATCGATCTGAGCGAAGGCGACAATCTCGTCATTGATGCCCACCCGCAGGCTGCGGACCTCGTTACTGCGCTACATGAGTTCGCTGCCGACCGTGGCGCAAACCCGCTCGTTGTACAGGACCGCCTCGGTGAGCGGTTCCGTCGCGCCTACCTCCGCAACCGGGATGAGTTTGAGACGCCGAGCCACATCGAAGCGCTATATGAGGAGATGGACGCGTATATCGCGATAAAGGGTAGCGACAACGTCACCGAGACCAGCGACGTCGACCCTGAAACGACGGCCGCCTATCAGCAGTCCCAGCAGCCGCTTCTGAACGAACGCCTCTCAAAGACCTGGTGTCTCACACAGTACCCCGCGCCCGCTAACGCCCAGCTTGCCCAGACCTCTACGGAGGGGTACGAGAACTTCGTCTGGGACGCCGTCCTCAAAGACTGGGACGCCGTCCGCGAACATCAGGCACAGATGGTCGAGATACTCGATCCTGCCGACGAGGTCCGCATCGTTTCCGGGGAGACAACGGACGTGACGATGTCTGTCACCGGTAACGAGACGCTCAATGATTACGGCGAAAAGAACCTTCCCGGCGGCGAGGTGTTCACTGCGCCAGTCCCCGACAGCGTCGATGGCGAGGTGCTCTTTGACAAACCGCTGTACCATCAGGGCCGGGAAGTGACCGATGTCTTCCTCCGGTTCGAGGACGGTGAAGTCGTCGAGCATAGCGCCGGCAAGAACGAGGACCTTCTGACAGAGGTACTATCGACTGATGACGGTGCGAGCCGACTCGGCGAACTGGGTATCGGAATGAACCGAGATATCGACCAGTTCTCCTACAATATGCTGTTCGATGAAAAGATGGGCGATACCGTTCATATGGCAGTAGGAAGAGCTTACGACGAGACTGTTGGCGAGGACAACGAGCAAAACGAGTCGGCCGTTCACGTCGACATGATTGTCGACATGAGCGAGGACTCGTTCATTGAAGTCGATGGTGAAGTCGTCCAGCGGAACGGGACGTTTGTCTTCGAAGACGGGTTCGAGGACTGA
- a CDS encoding YccF domain-containing protein — protein sequence MSEQRSLLVRAAWFLFVGWWVTGIWLSVAWFLNVTIIGLPLGIKMINKVPLVLTLKRRDRLVTESDGGSQHSLLVRAVWFVFVGWWASGVWTGIAYALSLTIVGLPLAIWMYNRLPFVVSLYQY from the coding sequence ATGAGTGAACAGCGGTCTCTCCTCGTTCGGGCGGCGTGGTTTCTGTTCGTCGGCTGGTGGGTGACCGGCATCTGGCTCTCGGTTGCGTGGTTCCTGAACGTCACGATCATCGGCCTCCCACTGGGAATCAAGATGATAAACAAGGTGCCGCTGGTGCTGACGCTCAAACGACGCGACCGGCTCGTCACGGAGAGTGACGGCGGCTCGCAGCACTCACTGCTCGTCCGCGCGGTCTGGTTTGTCTTCGTCGGCTGGTGGGCCAGTGGTGTCTGGACTGGCATCGCGTACGCGCTATCGTTAACAATCGTCGGCCTGCCGCTGGCGATCTGGATGTACAACAGGCTCCCGTTCGTCGTTTCGCTGTACCAGTACTGA
- a CDS encoding DUF21 domain-containing protein — protein sequence MSGTTVAVGGGLAVVLLLGLSAFFSSSEIAVFSLQKDWIAQQAATGDRQAEVLQELYDNPHRLLVTLLVGNNIVNIAISSILTVLVAGYLSPGPAVVATTVVTSFLILIFGEIVPKAFGLGNAQKWALTVASPVRVVERVLSPLITLFDGITSRINALITVETDIEKPYLD from the coding sequence ATGAGTGGTACTACCGTGGCAGTCGGTGGTGGACTTGCGGTGGTCTTGCTTCTCGGATTGAGCGCGTTCTTTTCGAGCTCGGAGATAGCAGTGTTCTCGCTACAGAAGGACTGGATCGCGCAACAGGCGGCGACAGGCGACCGCCAAGCCGAGGTGCTGCAAGAACTGTACGACAATCCACATCGCTTGCTGGTGACACTGCTGGTCGGCAACAACATCGTCAACATCGCAATTTCGAGCATCCTCACCGTCCTCGTGGCGGGCTATCTCTCCCCGGGGCCGGCGGTCGTTGCGACCACGGTCGTGACGAGCTTTCTCATCCTAATTTTTGGCGAAATCGTGCCGAAGGCGTTCGGCCTCGGAAATGCCCAGAAATGGGCCTTGACTGTCGCATCACCGGTCCGGGTCGTCGAGCGTGTCCTCTCCCCGCTTATCACGCTGTTCGACGGGATCACCAGCCGAATAAACGCCCTCATCACGGTCGAGACGGACATCGAGAAGCCGTATCTGGACTGA
- a CDS encoding zinc ribbon domain-containing protein: protein MPLGQVELALRVIAGLFVIVAPTLLFLGLWRGLEAMRDDELIQQVHQRSEMRDQSPTGPDWPADVLTEEASPLSETGLSVVTCDTCGTPNMEDASYCQECLTELE from the coding sequence ATGCCACTCGGCCAGGTGGAACTGGCGCTGCGCGTCATCGCTGGCCTGTTCGTCATCGTCGCGCCGACGCTGCTGTTTCTGGGGCTGTGGCGTGGCCTCGAAGCGATGCGTGACGACGAACTCATTCAACAGGTCCACCAGCGCAGCGAGATGCGGGATCAGTCGCCAACCGGCCCTGACTGGCCGGCTGACGTACTAACCGAAGAGGCGTCACCGCTCTCGGAGACCGGTCTATCGGTCGTGACCTGTGACACCTGCGGCACGCCGAACATGGAAGACGCCTCCTACTGTCAGGAGTGTCTCACAGAACTGGAGTAG
- a CDS encoding DUF1109 domain-containing protein, translating to MRLAIDSGKLLYALGVLFAAAALLYFVRDVVFNLSITVKAALLLLGFIALFVAGVALERDVLDVVAFALSGVTYVVFVGYVVVRYSPGETGTFLLLAASAGLFVGLGYALRAGIPTPSRRTATVALGGLLIVSGGLVGADALSGGVTYDVQTDESVTVSVPETRQGGGGYPPVSRQVGTVTVSNPSPFLRALNPPTVSSCLVGPAENPREDVWVDVDRDWDEDTLAGSTTKSYAVTAEFRLDTNRTRQITFAIERGSDCSVVRSEPTIAIQVDGSNRLD from the coding sequence ATGCGCCTTGCTATCGACAGCGGTAAGCTCCTGTACGCACTCGGTGTCCTGTTCGCCGCAGCGGCGCTGCTGTATTTCGTCCGCGATGTTGTGTTCAATCTCTCGATAACGGTGAAGGCGGCGCTACTGTTGCTGGGCTTTATTGCGCTGTTCGTTGCGGGTGTGGCCCTCGAACGAGACGTGCTTGACGTCGTCGCCTTTGCCCTCAGTGGCGTGACCTACGTCGTGTTCGTCGGCTACGTCGTCGTTCGGTATTCACCGGGTGAAACGGGGACGTTCCTGTTGCTCGCCGCGTCCGCGGGGCTGTTCGTCGGGCTCGGCTACGCGCTCCGAGCAGGGATTCCGACGCCGTCACGGCGAACGGCGACGGTCGCCCTCGGCGGCCTCCTCATCGTGAGCGGCGGACTCGTGGGAGCCGACGCGCTCAGCGGCGGAGTGACCTACGATGTGCAGACAGACGAGTCCGTCACCGTGTCGGTCCCGGAGACAAGGCAGGGAGGTGGCGGGTACCCACCCGTCAGCAGGCAGGTCGGAACGGTTACCGTTTCGAACCCGTCACCGTTCCTGCGGGCACTCAACCCCCCGACCGTCTCAAGCTGTCTCGTCGGACCTGCCGAGAACCCCCGGGAGGACGTGTGGGTGGATGTGGATAGAGACTGGGACGAAGATACACTCGCCGGGTCGACCACGAAGTCCTACGCAGTGACGGCCGAGTTCCGACTGGACACGAACCGCACCAGACAGATAACGTTCGCCATCGAGCGAGGCAGCGACTGCAGCGTCGTTCGGTCCGAGCCGACGATAGCGATTCAGGTCGACGGAAGCAACAGATTAGACTGA
- a CDS encoding radical SAM protein — MISEGCEQCAKGGKMVLFVYGYCDQRDCFYCPLGENRKNVTQMYANERPIEDDADVIEEAKRMSALGTSITGGEPQEVLDRTCHYLELLKDEFGEDHHTHLYTGIPGGRENMRRLSEAGLDEIRFHPPLEQWGDLHGTEWEDILYIAREEGLTPAFEIPGIRAEEEFLEFLDEGAADFCNINEFEMSDGNYRRMQEEGFELKEDHMSAVEGSHDILEKMGDHEKVYFCTSVFKDAAQHRSRLKRMARNIRRPFDDVTDDGTLVYGKAWTSEARLETLGVPEEYYTVKSDHVELAWWLLEEMIEEGDVEKGEIVEQYPTYDGTVVERTPLSNSADAGRATADD, encoded by the coding sequence ATGATTTCCGAGGGCTGCGAACAGTGCGCCAAAGGCGGCAAGATGGTGCTGTTCGTCTACGGTTACTGCGACCAGCGAGACTGCTTCTACTGTCCCCTCGGGGAAAACCGCAAGAACGTCACCCAGATGTACGCCAACGAGCGTCCCATCGAGGACGACGCGGACGTTATCGAGGAAGCCAAGCGCATGAGCGCGCTGGGCACCTCAATCACGGGTGGCGAACCCCAAGAAGTACTCGACCGGACCTGTCACTATCTGGAACTGCTGAAAGACGAGTTCGGCGAGGACCACCACACGCACCTCTACACCGGCATTCCCGGCGGCCGCGAGAATATGCGCCGTCTCTCGGAAGCCGGCCTCGACGAGATCCGCTTCCACCCGCCTCTAGAGCAGTGGGGTGACCTTCACGGCACCGAGTGGGAGGATATCCTCTACATCGCCCGCGAAGAAGGACTGACGCCGGCCTTCGAGATCCCCGGCATCCGCGCCGAGGAGGAGTTCCTCGAATTCCTCGACGAGGGCGCGGCCGACTTCTGTAACATCAACGAGTTCGAGATGTCCGACGGGAACTACCGCCGGATGCAGGAGGAGGGCTTCGAACTGAAAGAGGACCACATGAGCGCCGTTGAGGGCTCCCACGACATCTTGGAGAAGATGGGCGACCACGAGAAGGTGTACTTCTGTACGAGCGTGTTCAAGGACGCCGCCCAGCACCGCTCGCGGCTCAAGCGGATGGCCCGCAACATCCGCCGCCCGTTCGACGACGTGACCGACGACGGGACGCTCGTCTACGGGAAGGCGTGGACCTCCGAGGCCCGGCTCGAAACCCTCGGCGTTCCCGAGGAGTACTACACCGTCAAATCCGACCACGTCGAACTCGCCTGGTGGCTGCTGGAGGAGATGATCGAGGAGGGCGATGTCGAGAAGGGTGAAATCGTCGAGCAGTACCCGACCTACGACGGGACGGTCGTTGAGCGGACACCGCTGTCGAACAGTGCTGACGCCGGACGAGCGACGGCCGACGACTAG
- a CDS encoding phosphate-starvation-inducible PsiE family protein, with protein sequence MDDEDADPVGGPLPEAESFDDRVLGVSESLIRYVEVIAALVLVLLFAIGVFDLTLQILQSALRGDITDPLVVVGFIDTALLLFIIVEVYQTVVAYTQESETRRIVRLVIYTGVIAMVRKAIIFRTGEYSSEQAALTAAAAYTLIILGLAALLLVERRTRGTLPESK encoded by the coding sequence ATGGATGACGAGGACGCCGACCCCGTGGGCGGGCCACTGCCGGAAGCGGAGTCGTTCGACGATCGAGTGCTGGGGGTCAGCGAGTCGCTTATCCGGTACGTCGAAGTCATCGCGGCGCTGGTACTGGTCCTCCTCTTTGCTATCGGCGTCTTCGACCTGACCCTCCAGATACTCCAGAGTGCACTTCGTGGCGATATCACTGACCCGCTGGTCGTTGTTGGTTTCATCGACACAGCCCTCCTCCTGTTCATTATCGTCGAGGTGTACCAGACTGTCGTCGCGTACACGCAGGAAAGCGAGACGCGCCGCATCGTCCGCCTGGTCATCTACACGGGCGTCATCGCGATGGTTCGGAAAGCCATCATCTTCCGCACCGGCGAGTACAGTTCCGAACAGGCCGCGCTCACTGCCGCAGCGGCGTACACGCTCATCATTCTTGGACTCGCGGCGCTGTTGCTCGTCGAGCGCCGGACCCGAGGTACGCTCCCGGAATCAAAGTGA
- a CDS encoding DUF373 family protein, giving the protein MLLVLCIDLDDDLGRKTGIDTPVIGRDAVVDAAVALASNDPEDSDVNVLFEGVHIYDDITDEPVEVAAVTGVDGSDVAANRAVGEEVDTVLASLAANEDVRALLVTDGAQDESVVPVIRSRVQINGVRRVVVRQAQNLESMYYTIKQVLDDPETRGTILVPLGILLLIYPLTIAVEALGYPGSALGVISGLLGLYILARGLGAEKILDEAVERTTAGLYAGRVTIITYVVAAALLVIGGVSGVQEFERQTDPDALEVIASLVSGAIQWFAAAGITSSLGRVTDEYLDGSFRWRYLNAPFYVLSIALVLHAVSAFFLGIQDLEYLAIMLTGGTLLGLVSTLGFAVAEARFDRTEQHNQGPGGPSSE; this is encoded by the coding sequence ATGCTGCTGGTGCTGTGTATCGACCTCGACGACGACCTCGGTCGCAAGACCGGCATCGACACGCCAGTCATCGGGCGCGATGCCGTCGTAGACGCAGCGGTGGCGCTGGCTTCGAACGACCCGGAGGACTCCGACGTGAACGTCCTGTTCGAGGGCGTCCACATTTATGACGACATTACCGACGAACCGGTCGAAGTCGCAGCCGTCACCGGTGTCGACGGAAGCGACGTCGCCGCCAACCGGGCAGTCGGCGAGGAGGTCGATACTGTTCTCGCGTCGCTGGCAGCCAACGAGGATGTGCGAGCGCTGCTGGTCACCGACGGCGCACAGGATGAGTCGGTGGTCCCCGTCATCCGTTCCCGGGTCCAAATTAACGGCGTTCGCCGCGTCGTCGTCCGTCAGGCCCAGAACCTCGAGTCGATGTACTACACCATCAAGCAGGTACTCGACGACCCGGAGACCCGCGGGACGATACTGGTTCCGCTGGGTATCCTCTTGCTGATTTACCCGCTGACAATCGCCGTCGAAGCCCTTGGGTATCCCGGGTCCGCGCTGGGCGTCATCTCCGGCTTGCTTGGGCTCTATATCCTCGCACGGGGCCTCGGCGCTGAGAAAATACTGGACGAAGCAGTCGAGCGAACGACCGCCGGACTGTACGCTGGTCGGGTAACTATCATCACCTACGTCGTCGCGGCCGCACTGCTCGTTATCGGCGGCGTTAGCGGCGTCCAGGAGTTCGAACGCCAGACGGACCCTGACGCACTGGAAGTTATCGCGTCGCTGGTCTCTGGCGCGATTCAGTGGTTTGCCGCCGCGGGCATTACCTCCAGCCTCGGCCGCGTGACCGACGAGTATCTCGACGGGAGCTTCCGCTGGCGGTATCTCAACGCCCCCTTCTATGTCCTCTCGATCGCCCTCGTGCTACACGCCGTCAGCGCCTTCTTCCTCGGGATTCAGGATCTGGAATACCTCGCCATAATGCTCACTGGCGGGACGCTGCTCGGCCTGGTCAGTACGCTGGGCTTCGCTGTCGCGGAGGCCCGCTTCGACCGCACCGAACAGCACAACCAAGGCCCCGGCGGTCCCTCATCCGAGTGA
- a CDS encoding group 1 truncated hemoglobin, with translation MASQSIFERIGGRDAVDAVVSDFYDRVLDDPLLEPYFEEIDMDQLRSHQAQFISAIAGGPVDYDGDEMETAHEGMGITEDAFANVATHLEAALRENGVPDDDVEAILTEVAAMEDDIVEA, from the coding sequence ATGGCATCACAGTCTATCTTCGAGCGGATCGGCGGTCGTGACGCGGTCGACGCGGTGGTCTCGGATTTCTACGATCGCGTGCTCGACGACCCACTGCTCGAACCGTACTTCGAGGAAATCGACATGGACCAGCTCCGCAGCCACCAGGCTCAGTTCATCAGCGCCATCGCCGGCGGCCCAGTCGACTACGACGGCGATGAAATGGAGACCGCCCACGAGGGCATGGGAATCACCGAAGACGCGTTCGCCAATGTCGCGACCCACCTCGAAGCCGCGCTCCGAGAGAACGGCGTCCCCGACGACGACGTCGAAGCGATTCTCACCGAGGTCGCTGCCATGGAAGACGATATCGTGGAGGCGTAG